One genomic region from Drosophila busckii strain San Diego stock center, stock number 13000-0081.31 chromosome 3R, ASM1175060v1, whole genome shotgun sequence encodes:
- the LOC108602692 gene encoding uncharacterized protein LOC108602692: MRPIAAELYPHRRATAYYRTPIPRASMQCQQAEHAREALNKRIAPQIVQHQVAHVHPPNSEDMRNMRNAYFS; this comes from the exons atgaggCCT ATTGCAGCTGAACTTTATCCACATAGGCGTGCCACCGCTTATTATAGAACGCCGATTCCACGCGCATCCATGCAGTGTCAACAAGCCGAGCATGCTAGGGAAGCGCTGAACAAGAGAATCGCCCCTCAAATTGTACAGCATCAAGTAGCACATGTTCATCCACCAAATTCTGAAGATATGCGCAACATGCGCAACGCTTACTTCTCCTAA